Proteins encoded in a region of the Thunnus maccoyii chromosome 4, fThuMac1.1, whole genome shotgun sequence genome:
- the csde1 gene encoding cold shock domain-containing protein E1 isoform X1 — MERGCSEPPVARNTGSAPSTSTGPMPIPRSSSVSCHPHPGSKKHKRTPLYQRSMSFDPGMLHNNGHTAYANGTGPGIRETGVVEKLLTSYGFIQCSERQARLFFHCSQYNGNLQELKIGDDVEFEVSSDRRTGKPIAVKLLKIKPEVLPEERISGQVGPDLHAYPFTVLHGYIHPVVSAIPVHLDGKSAPGQVPTGSVCYERNGEVFYLTYTPDDVEGNIHLDTGDKVSFYMETNKHTGAVSARNIQLVKKKQMRCQGVVCATKEAFGFIERADVVKEIFFHYSEFKGDLEALQAGDDVEFTIKDRNGKEVATDVRLLPQGTVIFEDISIEQFEGTVVKVIPKVSTKNQNDPLPGRISARIGFSDKELPFGEKDTKSKVTLLEGDHIQFNISTDRRDKLERATNIDILPDTFNFTKETREMGVIAAIRDGFGFIKCVDRDARMFFHFSEVLEESQLHISDEVEFTVVPDMLSAQRNHAVRIKKLPKGTVSFHTQSEQRFAGVVEKEIVAANAKNASPNKNKEKKKDKGKVVEKESEEGVIAYEDCGVKLTVQYHGKDLEGGCHPQVGDKVEFSINEVKRTGQQSAVSIRVLNRNASNAKRLQGFVATLKDNFGFIETANHDQEIFFHYSEMCGDLENLELGDTVEYTLSKGKGNKVSAEKVTKVAAVNGVGEDVGVTVMMGKVIRPLRSVDPSQTEYQGLIEITEEGGTKGQNYPFGIMGMANKADCLQKGELVKFQVCTIAQTGQKMACNVVPQRRAMVECVKDQFGFITYEVGESKKLFFHVKEVQDGLELQTGDEVEFSVVLNQRTGKCSACNVRRVSEGPKPVVTPRPDRLVNRLKSITLDDASAPRLVIVRQPRGPDNSKGFNVERKTRQPGVID; from the exons ATGGAAAGAGGCTGCTCTGAACCGCCAGTAGCCCGCAACACTGGCTCTGCCCCTTCTACCTCTACTGGTCCCATGCCTATCCCCcgctcctcctctgtctcttgcCATCCCCACCCTGGAAGTAAAAAACACAAGCGGACCCCCTTGTATCAGAGATCA ATGAGTTTTGACCCAGGTATGCTCCATAACAATGGGCACACTGCATACGCCAACGGCACAGGGCCTGGCATTAGAGAGACAGGCGTGGTGGAGAAGCTTCTGACTTCCTATGGCTTCATCCAGTGCTCCGAACGCCAGGCTCGTCTCTTCTTCCACTGCTCCCAGTACAATGGTAACCTGCAGGAGCTTAAAATAGGAG ATGATGTAGAGTTTGAGGTATCCTCTGACAGGCGCACTGGCAAGCCCATAGCAGTGAAGCTGCTTAAGATAAAGCCAGAGGTGCTGCCAGAGGAGCGCATCTCGGGCCAGGTGGGGCCAGACCTGCACGCCTATCCCTTTACTGTGCTGCATGGTTATATTCATCCA GTTGTCTCAGCAATCCCAGTGCACTTGGATGGAAAGTCTGCTCCTGGCCAGGTGCCCACCGGAAGTGTTTGCTATGAAAGAAATGGG GAAGTGTTCTACCTTACCTACACTCCTGATGATGTAGAGGGTAACATCCATCTGGACACCGGTGACAAAGTCAGCTTTTATATGGAGACCAACAAGCA TACTGGTGCAGTCAGTGCTCGTAATATTCAACTTGTGAAGAAAAAGCAAATGAGGTGCCAGGGGGTGGTGTGTGCTACAAAG GAGGCATTTGGATTCATTGAGAGGGCTGACGTGGTGAAGGAGATCTTTTTTCACTACAGCGAGTTCAAGGGTGATCTGGAGGCTCTGCAGGCTGGAGATGATGTCGAGTTCACCatcaaagacagaaat GGTAAAGAAGTAGCCACAGATGTGAGGCTGCTCCCCCAAGGAACAGTCATCTTTGAGGATATCAGCATTGAACAGTTTGAAGGCACAGTCGTCAAGGTCATTCCCAAGGTTTCCACCAAAAACCAG AACGACCCTCTTCCAGGTCGTATCAGTGCCCGGATCGGTTTCAGTGACAAGGAGCTGCCATTTGGGGAAAAGGACACCAAGTCCAAGGTGACCCTTTTGGAGGGGGACCACATACAGTTCAACATCTCCACCGACCGCAGAGACAAGCTGGAGAGGGCTACCAACATAGACATCCTTCCAGACACATTCAACTTCACTAAGGAGACTCGTGAAATG GGGGTGATTGCAGCTATACGTGATGGCTTTGGCTTCATTAAATGTGTGGATCGGGATGCCAGGATGTTCTTTCACTTCAGTGAAGTCCTGGAGGAGAGCCAACTGCACATCTCAGATGAAGTGGAGTTCACTGTTGTGCCT GATATGCTGTCAGCTCAGAGGAACCATGCAGTGCGCATCAAGAAGCTGCCCAAGGGCACTGTGTCCTTCCATACTCAGTCTGAGCAGCGCTTTGCTGGTGTGGTGGAGAAGGAAATTGTGGCAGCGAACGCCAAAAATGCCAGTCCCAACAAGAACAAGGAGAAG AAAAAAGACAAG GGGAAAGTTGTAGAAAAG GAATCTGAGGAAGGAGTGATTGCATATGAAGACTGTGGAGTGAAGCTCACTGTGCAATACCATGGCAAGGACCTGGAGGGAGGATGTCACCCACAGGTCGGAGACAAG GTGGAGTTCTCCATCAATGAAGTGAAGAGAACAGGCCAGCAGAGTGCAGTCTCCATCAGGGTCCTCAACCGAAACGCCTCCAATGCCAAGAGACTGCAAGGATTTGTTGCCACACTGAAGGACAACTTTGGCTTCATTGAGACAGCAAATCATGACCAGGAGATTTTCTTTCACTACAG TGAAATGTGTGGAGACTTGGAGAACTTGGAGCTTGGTGACACAGTGGAGTACACTCTTTCTAagggaaaaggaaacaaagtcAGTGCTGAAAAGGTTACCAAAGTGGCTGCAG TGAACGGCGTTGGTGAGGATGTTGGTGTAACAGTGATGATGGGGAAAGTCATCCGTCCCTTACGCAGTGTGGACCCGTCCCAGACAGAATACCAAGGGCTTATTGAAATCACAGAGGAAG GTGGAACTAAAGGTCAGAATTATCCCTTTGGAATCATGGGCATGGCAAACAAGGCCGATTGTCTACAGAAAGGAGAACTTGTCAAGTTCCAGGTTTGCACAATAGCTCAGACTGGACAGAAGATGGCCTGTAATGTGGTCCCCCAGCGTAGAGCCATGGTGGAGTGTGTCAAAGACCAG tTTGGCTTCATCACATACGAAGTAGGTGAGAGCAAGAAGCTTTTCTTCCATGTAAAAGAAGTGCAGGATGGCCTGGAGCTCCAGACCGGGGATGAGGTGGAGTTCTCAGTTGTCCTCAATCAACGCACAGGAAAATGTAGTGCCTGCAACGTACGCAGAGTCAG TGAGGGGCCAAAACCAGTGGTGACTCCGCGTCCTGACCGCCTAGTGAACAGACTGAAGAGCATCACCCTTGATGACGCCAGTGCTCCTCGGCTGGTCATTGTAAGACAGCCCCGTGGTCCTGACAATTCAAAG GGCTTCAATGTGGAGCGCAAGACTCGCCAGCCTGGTGTCATTGACTGA
- the csde1 gene encoding cold shock domain-containing protein E1 isoform X5, translating into MERGCSEPPVARNTGSAPSTSTGPMPIPRSSSVSCHPHPGSKKHKRTPLYQRSMSFDPGMLHNNGHTAYANGTGPGIRETGVVEKLLTSYGFIQCSERQARLFFHCSQYNGNLQELKIGDDVEFEVSSDRRTGKPIAVKLLKIKPEVLPEERISGQVVSAIPVHLDGKSAPGQVPTGSVCYERNGEVFYLTYTPDDVEGNIHLDTGDKVSFYMETNKHTGAVSARNIQLVKKKQMRCQGVVCATKEAFGFIERADVVKEIFFHYSEFKGDLEALQAGDDVEFTIKDRNGKEVATDVRLLPQGTVIFEDISIEQFEGTVVKVIPKVSTKNQNDPLPGRISARIGFSDKELPFGEKDTKSKVTLLEGDHIQFNISTDRRDKLERATNIDILPDTFNFTKETREMGVIAAIRDGFGFIKCVDRDARMFFHFSEVLEESQLHISDEVEFTVVPDMLSAQRNHAVRIKKLPKGTVSFHTQSEQRFAGVVEKEIVAANAKNASPNKNKEKKKDKGKVVEKESEEGVIAYEDCGVKLTVQYHGKDLEGGCHPQVGDKVEFSINEVKRTGQQSAVSIRVLNRNASNAKRLQGFVATLKDNFGFIETANHDQEIFFHYSEMCGDLENLELGDTVEYTLSKGKGNKVSAEKVTKVAAVNGVGEDVGVTVMMGKVIRPLRSVDPSQTEYQGLIEITEEGGTKGQNYPFGIMGMANKADCLQKGELVKFQVCTIAQTGQKMACNVVPQRRAMVECVKDQFGFITYEVGESKKLFFHVKEVQDGLELQTGDEVEFSVVLNQRTGKCSACNVRRVSEGPKPVVTPRPDRLVNRLKSITLDDASAPRLVIVRQPRGPDNSKGFNVERKTRQPGVID; encoded by the exons ATGGAAAGAGGCTGCTCTGAACCGCCAGTAGCCCGCAACACTGGCTCTGCCCCTTCTACCTCTACTGGTCCCATGCCTATCCCCcgctcctcctctgtctcttgcCATCCCCACCCTGGAAGTAAAAAACACAAGCGGACCCCCTTGTATCAGAGATCA ATGAGTTTTGACCCAGGTATGCTCCATAACAATGGGCACACTGCATACGCCAACGGCACAGGGCCTGGCATTAGAGAGACAGGCGTGGTGGAGAAGCTTCTGACTTCCTATGGCTTCATCCAGTGCTCCGAACGCCAGGCTCGTCTCTTCTTCCACTGCTCCCAGTACAATGGTAACCTGCAGGAGCTTAAAATAGGAG ATGATGTAGAGTTTGAGGTATCCTCTGACAGGCGCACTGGCAAGCCCATAGCAGTGAAGCTGCTTAAGATAAAGCCAGAGGTGCTGCCAGAGGAGCGCATCTCGGGCCAG GTTGTCTCAGCAATCCCAGTGCACTTGGATGGAAAGTCTGCTCCTGGCCAGGTGCCCACCGGAAGTGTTTGCTATGAAAGAAATGGG GAAGTGTTCTACCTTACCTACACTCCTGATGATGTAGAGGGTAACATCCATCTGGACACCGGTGACAAAGTCAGCTTTTATATGGAGACCAACAAGCA TACTGGTGCAGTCAGTGCTCGTAATATTCAACTTGTGAAGAAAAAGCAAATGAGGTGCCAGGGGGTGGTGTGTGCTACAAAG GAGGCATTTGGATTCATTGAGAGGGCTGACGTGGTGAAGGAGATCTTTTTTCACTACAGCGAGTTCAAGGGTGATCTGGAGGCTCTGCAGGCTGGAGATGATGTCGAGTTCACCatcaaagacagaaat GGTAAAGAAGTAGCCACAGATGTGAGGCTGCTCCCCCAAGGAACAGTCATCTTTGAGGATATCAGCATTGAACAGTTTGAAGGCACAGTCGTCAAGGTCATTCCCAAGGTTTCCACCAAAAACCAG AACGACCCTCTTCCAGGTCGTATCAGTGCCCGGATCGGTTTCAGTGACAAGGAGCTGCCATTTGGGGAAAAGGACACCAAGTCCAAGGTGACCCTTTTGGAGGGGGACCACATACAGTTCAACATCTCCACCGACCGCAGAGACAAGCTGGAGAGGGCTACCAACATAGACATCCTTCCAGACACATTCAACTTCACTAAGGAGACTCGTGAAATG GGGGTGATTGCAGCTATACGTGATGGCTTTGGCTTCATTAAATGTGTGGATCGGGATGCCAGGATGTTCTTTCACTTCAGTGAAGTCCTGGAGGAGAGCCAACTGCACATCTCAGATGAAGTGGAGTTCACTGTTGTGCCT GATATGCTGTCAGCTCAGAGGAACCATGCAGTGCGCATCAAGAAGCTGCCCAAGGGCACTGTGTCCTTCCATACTCAGTCTGAGCAGCGCTTTGCTGGTGTGGTGGAGAAGGAAATTGTGGCAGCGAACGCCAAAAATGCCAGTCCCAACAAGAACAAGGAGAAG AAAAAAGACAAG GGGAAAGTTGTAGAAAAG GAATCTGAGGAAGGAGTGATTGCATATGAAGACTGTGGAGTGAAGCTCACTGTGCAATACCATGGCAAGGACCTGGAGGGAGGATGTCACCCACAGGTCGGAGACAAG GTGGAGTTCTCCATCAATGAAGTGAAGAGAACAGGCCAGCAGAGTGCAGTCTCCATCAGGGTCCTCAACCGAAACGCCTCCAATGCCAAGAGACTGCAAGGATTTGTTGCCACACTGAAGGACAACTTTGGCTTCATTGAGACAGCAAATCATGACCAGGAGATTTTCTTTCACTACAG TGAAATGTGTGGAGACTTGGAGAACTTGGAGCTTGGTGACACAGTGGAGTACACTCTTTCTAagggaaaaggaaacaaagtcAGTGCTGAAAAGGTTACCAAAGTGGCTGCAG TGAACGGCGTTGGTGAGGATGTTGGTGTAACAGTGATGATGGGGAAAGTCATCCGTCCCTTACGCAGTGTGGACCCGTCCCAGACAGAATACCAAGGGCTTATTGAAATCACAGAGGAAG GTGGAACTAAAGGTCAGAATTATCCCTTTGGAATCATGGGCATGGCAAACAAGGCCGATTGTCTACAGAAAGGAGAACTTGTCAAGTTCCAGGTTTGCACAATAGCTCAGACTGGACAGAAGATGGCCTGTAATGTGGTCCCCCAGCGTAGAGCCATGGTGGAGTGTGTCAAAGACCAG tTTGGCTTCATCACATACGAAGTAGGTGAGAGCAAGAAGCTTTTCTTCCATGTAAAAGAAGTGCAGGATGGCCTGGAGCTCCAGACCGGGGATGAGGTGGAGTTCTCAGTTGTCCTCAATCAACGCACAGGAAAATGTAGTGCCTGCAACGTACGCAGAGTCAG TGAGGGGCCAAAACCAGTGGTGACTCCGCGTCCTGACCGCCTAGTGAACAGACTGAAGAGCATCACCCTTGATGACGCCAGTGCTCCTCGGCTGGTCATTGTAAGACAGCCCCGTGGTCCTGACAATTCAAAG GGCTTCAATGTGGAGCGCAAGACTCGCCAGCCTGGTGTCATTGACTGA
- the csde1 gene encoding cold shock domain-containing protein E1 isoform X6, which produces MERGCSEPPVARNTGSAPSTSTGPMPIPRSSSVSCHPHPGSKKHKRTPLYQRSMSFDPGMLHNNGHTAYANGTGPGIRETGVVEKLLTSYGFIQCSERQARLFFHCSQYNGNLQELKIGDDVEFEVSSDRRTGKPIAVKLLKIKPEVLPEERISGQVVSAIPVHLDGKSAPGQVPTGSVCYERNGEVFYLTYTPDDVEGNIHLDTGDKVSFYMETNKHTGAVSARNIQLVKKKQMRCQGVVCATKEAFGFIERADVVKEIFFHYSEFKGDLEALQAGDDVEFTIKDRNGKEVATDVRLLPQGTVIFEDISIEQFEGTVVKVIPKVSTKNQNDPLPGRISARIGFSDKELPFGEKDTKSKVTLLEGDHIQFNISTDRRDKLERATNIDILPDTFNFTKETREMGVIAAIRDGFGFIKCVDRDARMFFHFSEVLEESQLHISDEVEFTVVPDMLSAQRNHAVRIKKLPKGTVSFHTQSEQRFAGVVEKEIVAANAKNASPNKNKEKESEEGVIAYEDCGVKLTVQYHGKDLEGGCHPQVGDKVEFSINEVKRTGQQSAVSIRVLNRNASNAKRLQGFVATLKDNFGFIETANHDQEIFFHYSEMCGDLENLELGDTVEYTLSKGKGNKVSAEKVTKVAAVNGVGEDVGVTVMMGKVIRPLRSVDPSQTEYQGLIEITEEGGTKGQNYPFGIMGMANKADCLQKGELVKFQVCTIAQTGQKMACNVVPQRRAMVECVKDQFGFITYEVGESKKLFFHVKEVQDGLELQTGDEVEFSVVLNQRTGKCSACNVRRVSEGPKPVVTPRPDRLVNRLKSITLDDASAPRLVIVRQPRGPDNSKGFNVERKTRQPGVID; this is translated from the exons ATGGAAAGAGGCTGCTCTGAACCGCCAGTAGCCCGCAACACTGGCTCTGCCCCTTCTACCTCTACTGGTCCCATGCCTATCCCCcgctcctcctctgtctcttgcCATCCCCACCCTGGAAGTAAAAAACACAAGCGGACCCCCTTGTATCAGAGATCA ATGAGTTTTGACCCAGGTATGCTCCATAACAATGGGCACACTGCATACGCCAACGGCACAGGGCCTGGCATTAGAGAGACAGGCGTGGTGGAGAAGCTTCTGACTTCCTATGGCTTCATCCAGTGCTCCGAACGCCAGGCTCGTCTCTTCTTCCACTGCTCCCAGTACAATGGTAACCTGCAGGAGCTTAAAATAGGAG ATGATGTAGAGTTTGAGGTATCCTCTGACAGGCGCACTGGCAAGCCCATAGCAGTGAAGCTGCTTAAGATAAAGCCAGAGGTGCTGCCAGAGGAGCGCATCTCGGGCCAG GTTGTCTCAGCAATCCCAGTGCACTTGGATGGAAAGTCTGCTCCTGGCCAGGTGCCCACCGGAAGTGTTTGCTATGAAAGAAATGGG GAAGTGTTCTACCTTACCTACACTCCTGATGATGTAGAGGGTAACATCCATCTGGACACCGGTGACAAAGTCAGCTTTTATATGGAGACCAACAAGCA TACTGGTGCAGTCAGTGCTCGTAATATTCAACTTGTGAAGAAAAAGCAAATGAGGTGCCAGGGGGTGGTGTGTGCTACAAAG GAGGCATTTGGATTCATTGAGAGGGCTGACGTGGTGAAGGAGATCTTTTTTCACTACAGCGAGTTCAAGGGTGATCTGGAGGCTCTGCAGGCTGGAGATGATGTCGAGTTCACCatcaaagacagaaat GGTAAAGAAGTAGCCACAGATGTGAGGCTGCTCCCCCAAGGAACAGTCATCTTTGAGGATATCAGCATTGAACAGTTTGAAGGCACAGTCGTCAAGGTCATTCCCAAGGTTTCCACCAAAAACCAG AACGACCCTCTTCCAGGTCGTATCAGTGCCCGGATCGGTTTCAGTGACAAGGAGCTGCCATTTGGGGAAAAGGACACCAAGTCCAAGGTGACCCTTTTGGAGGGGGACCACATACAGTTCAACATCTCCACCGACCGCAGAGACAAGCTGGAGAGGGCTACCAACATAGACATCCTTCCAGACACATTCAACTTCACTAAGGAGACTCGTGAAATG GGGGTGATTGCAGCTATACGTGATGGCTTTGGCTTCATTAAATGTGTGGATCGGGATGCCAGGATGTTCTTTCACTTCAGTGAAGTCCTGGAGGAGAGCCAACTGCACATCTCAGATGAAGTGGAGTTCACTGTTGTGCCT GATATGCTGTCAGCTCAGAGGAACCATGCAGTGCGCATCAAGAAGCTGCCCAAGGGCACTGTGTCCTTCCATACTCAGTCTGAGCAGCGCTTTGCTGGTGTGGTGGAGAAGGAAATTGTGGCAGCGAACGCCAAAAATGCCAGTCCCAACAAGAACAAGGAGAAG GAATCTGAGGAAGGAGTGATTGCATATGAAGACTGTGGAGTGAAGCTCACTGTGCAATACCATGGCAAGGACCTGGAGGGAGGATGTCACCCACAGGTCGGAGACAAG GTGGAGTTCTCCATCAATGAAGTGAAGAGAACAGGCCAGCAGAGTGCAGTCTCCATCAGGGTCCTCAACCGAAACGCCTCCAATGCCAAGAGACTGCAAGGATTTGTTGCCACACTGAAGGACAACTTTGGCTTCATTGAGACAGCAAATCATGACCAGGAGATTTTCTTTCACTACAG TGAAATGTGTGGAGACTTGGAGAACTTGGAGCTTGGTGACACAGTGGAGTACACTCTTTCTAagggaaaaggaaacaaagtcAGTGCTGAAAAGGTTACCAAAGTGGCTGCAG TGAACGGCGTTGGTGAGGATGTTGGTGTAACAGTGATGATGGGGAAAGTCATCCGTCCCTTACGCAGTGTGGACCCGTCCCAGACAGAATACCAAGGGCTTATTGAAATCACAGAGGAAG GTGGAACTAAAGGTCAGAATTATCCCTTTGGAATCATGGGCATGGCAAACAAGGCCGATTGTCTACAGAAAGGAGAACTTGTCAAGTTCCAGGTTTGCACAATAGCTCAGACTGGACAGAAGATGGCCTGTAATGTGGTCCCCCAGCGTAGAGCCATGGTGGAGTGTGTCAAAGACCAG tTTGGCTTCATCACATACGAAGTAGGTGAGAGCAAGAAGCTTTTCTTCCATGTAAAAGAAGTGCAGGATGGCCTGGAGCTCCAGACCGGGGATGAGGTGGAGTTCTCAGTTGTCCTCAATCAACGCACAGGAAAATGTAGTGCCTGCAACGTACGCAGAGTCAG TGAGGGGCCAAAACCAGTGGTGACTCCGCGTCCTGACCGCCTAGTGAACAGACTGAAGAGCATCACCCTTGATGACGCCAGTGCTCCTCGGCTGGTCATTGTAAGACAGCCCCGTGGTCCTGACAATTCAAAG GGCTTCAATGTGGAGCGCAAGACTCGCCAGCCTGGTGTCATTGACTGA
- the csde1 gene encoding cold shock domain-containing protein E1 isoform X2: MERGCSEPPVARNTGSAPSTSTGPMPIPRSSSVSCHPHPGSKKHKRTPLYQRSMSFDPGMLHNNGHTAYANGTGPGIRETGVVEKLLTSYGFIQCSERQARLFFHCSQYNGNLQELKIGDDVEFEVSSDRRTGKPIAVKLLKIKPEVLPEERISGQVGPDLHAYPFTVLHGYIHPVVSAIPVHLDGKSAPGQVPTGSVCYERNGEVFYLTYTPDDVEGNIHLDTGDKVSFYMETNKHTGAVSARNIQLVKKKQMRCQGVVCATKEAFGFIERADVVKEIFFHYSEFKGDLEALQAGDDVEFTIKDRNGKEVATDVRLLPQGTVIFEDISIEQFEGTVVKVIPKVSTKNQNDPLPGRISARIGFSDKELPFGEKDTKSKVTLLEGDHIQFNISTDRRDKLERATNIDILPDTFNFTKETREMGVIAAIRDGFGFIKCVDRDARMFFHFSEVLEESQLHISDEVEFTVVPDMLSAQRNHAVRIKKLPKGTVSFHTQSEQRFAGVVEKEIVAANAKNASPNKNKEKKKDKGKVVEKESEEGVIAYEDCGVKLTVQYHGKDLEGGCHPQVEFSINEVKRTGQQSAVSIRVLNRNASNAKRLQGFVATLKDNFGFIETANHDQEIFFHYSEMCGDLENLELGDTVEYTLSKGKGNKVSAEKVTKVAAVNGVGEDVGVTVMMGKVIRPLRSVDPSQTEYQGLIEITEEGGTKGQNYPFGIMGMANKADCLQKGELVKFQVCTIAQTGQKMACNVVPQRRAMVECVKDQFGFITYEVGESKKLFFHVKEVQDGLELQTGDEVEFSVVLNQRTGKCSACNVRRVSEGPKPVVTPRPDRLVNRLKSITLDDASAPRLVIVRQPRGPDNSKGFNVERKTRQPGVID; this comes from the exons ATGGAAAGAGGCTGCTCTGAACCGCCAGTAGCCCGCAACACTGGCTCTGCCCCTTCTACCTCTACTGGTCCCATGCCTATCCCCcgctcctcctctgtctcttgcCATCCCCACCCTGGAAGTAAAAAACACAAGCGGACCCCCTTGTATCAGAGATCA ATGAGTTTTGACCCAGGTATGCTCCATAACAATGGGCACACTGCATACGCCAACGGCACAGGGCCTGGCATTAGAGAGACAGGCGTGGTGGAGAAGCTTCTGACTTCCTATGGCTTCATCCAGTGCTCCGAACGCCAGGCTCGTCTCTTCTTCCACTGCTCCCAGTACAATGGTAACCTGCAGGAGCTTAAAATAGGAG ATGATGTAGAGTTTGAGGTATCCTCTGACAGGCGCACTGGCAAGCCCATAGCAGTGAAGCTGCTTAAGATAAAGCCAGAGGTGCTGCCAGAGGAGCGCATCTCGGGCCAGGTGGGGCCAGACCTGCACGCCTATCCCTTTACTGTGCTGCATGGTTATATTCATCCA GTTGTCTCAGCAATCCCAGTGCACTTGGATGGAAAGTCTGCTCCTGGCCAGGTGCCCACCGGAAGTGTTTGCTATGAAAGAAATGGG GAAGTGTTCTACCTTACCTACACTCCTGATGATGTAGAGGGTAACATCCATCTGGACACCGGTGACAAAGTCAGCTTTTATATGGAGACCAACAAGCA TACTGGTGCAGTCAGTGCTCGTAATATTCAACTTGTGAAGAAAAAGCAAATGAGGTGCCAGGGGGTGGTGTGTGCTACAAAG GAGGCATTTGGATTCATTGAGAGGGCTGACGTGGTGAAGGAGATCTTTTTTCACTACAGCGAGTTCAAGGGTGATCTGGAGGCTCTGCAGGCTGGAGATGATGTCGAGTTCACCatcaaagacagaaat GGTAAAGAAGTAGCCACAGATGTGAGGCTGCTCCCCCAAGGAACAGTCATCTTTGAGGATATCAGCATTGAACAGTTTGAAGGCACAGTCGTCAAGGTCATTCCCAAGGTTTCCACCAAAAACCAG AACGACCCTCTTCCAGGTCGTATCAGTGCCCGGATCGGTTTCAGTGACAAGGAGCTGCCATTTGGGGAAAAGGACACCAAGTCCAAGGTGACCCTTTTGGAGGGGGACCACATACAGTTCAACATCTCCACCGACCGCAGAGACAAGCTGGAGAGGGCTACCAACATAGACATCCTTCCAGACACATTCAACTTCACTAAGGAGACTCGTGAAATG GGGGTGATTGCAGCTATACGTGATGGCTTTGGCTTCATTAAATGTGTGGATCGGGATGCCAGGATGTTCTTTCACTTCAGTGAAGTCCTGGAGGAGAGCCAACTGCACATCTCAGATGAAGTGGAGTTCACTGTTGTGCCT GATATGCTGTCAGCTCAGAGGAACCATGCAGTGCGCATCAAGAAGCTGCCCAAGGGCACTGTGTCCTTCCATACTCAGTCTGAGCAGCGCTTTGCTGGTGTGGTGGAGAAGGAAATTGTGGCAGCGAACGCCAAAAATGCCAGTCCCAACAAGAACAAGGAGAAG AAAAAAGACAAG GGGAAAGTTGTAGAAAAG GAATCTGAGGAAGGAGTGATTGCATATGAAGACTGTGGAGTGAAGCTCACTGTGCAATACCATGGCAAGGACCTGGAGGGAGGATGTCACCCACAG GTGGAGTTCTCCATCAATGAAGTGAAGAGAACAGGCCAGCAGAGTGCAGTCTCCATCAGGGTCCTCAACCGAAACGCCTCCAATGCCAAGAGACTGCAAGGATTTGTTGCCACACTGAAGGACAACTTTGGCTTCATTGAGACAGCAAATCATGACCAGGAGATTTTCTTTCACTACAG TGAAATGTGTGGAGACTTGGAGAACTTGGAGCTTGGTGACACAGTGGAGTACACTCTTTCTAagggaaaaggaaacaaagtcAGTGCTGAAAAGGTTACCAAAGTGGCTGCAG TGAACGGCGTTGGTGAGGATGTTGGTGTAACAGTGATGATGGGGAAAGTCATCCGTCCCTTACGCAGTGTGGACCCGTCCCAGACAGAATACCAAGGGCTTATTGAAATCACAGAGGAAG GTGGAACTAAAGGTCAGAATTATCCCTTTGGAATCATGGGCATGGCAAACAAGGCCGATTGTCTACAGAAAGGAGAACTTGTCAAGTTCCAGGTTTGCACAATAGCTCAGACTGGACAGAAGATGGCCTGTAATGTGGTCCCCCAGCGTAGAGCCATGGTGGAGTGTGTCAAAGACCAG tTTGGCTTCATCACATACGAAGTAGGTGAGAGCAAGAAGCTTTTCTTCCATGTAAAAGAAGTGCAGGATGGCCTGGAGCTCCAGACCGGGGATGAGGTGGAGTTCTCAGTTGTCCTCAATCAACGCACAGGAAAATGTAGTGCCTGCAACGTACGCAGAGTCAG TGAGGGGCCAAAACCAGTGGTGACTCCGCGTCCTGACCGCCTAGTGAACAGACTGAAGAGCATCACCCTTGATGACGCCAGTGCTCCTCGGCTGGTCATTGTAAGACAGCCCCGTGGTCCTGACAATTCAAAG GGCTTCAATGTGGAGCGCAAGACTCGCCAGCCTGGTGTCATTGACTGA